The Streptomyces europaeiscabiei genome window below encodes:
- a CDS encoding SDR family NAD(P)-dependent oxidoreductase, with amino-acid sequence MTSIAIIGAGPQLGLAIARTFGSQGFDVALISRNREKLDSLVGTLTGEDITAAAFPADVLDRDALTQALKDAAAQFGRIDVLEYSPVGTFGSTALTTPAETEPTHVQHEIEFQLYGAIAATKAVLPAMREAGAGSLLYTTGAGSIDPVPQVGNVNAAAAALRNWVINLHKELDGTGVQAAHVGIDVSIGTPAVPGFPTAQPEEISPVYWDLHTTKRDQAELVFSL; translated from the coding sequence GTGACCAGCATCGCCATCATCGGAGCCGGCCCCCAGCTGGGTCTGGCCATCGCCCGCACCTTCGGCTCCCAGGGCTTCGACGTCGCTCTGATCTCCCGCAACCGCGAGAAGCTCGACAGTCTCGTCGGCACCCTGACCGGCGAGGACATCACCGCCGCCGCGTTTCCCGCGGACGTGCTCGACCGTGACGCGCTCACCCAGGCACTCAAGGACGCCGCCGCACAGTTCGGCCGCATCGACGTCCTGGAGTACTCCCCGGTGGGCACCTTCGGATCCACTGCTCTGACCACCCCGGCCGAGACCGAACCGACTCATGTGCAGCACGAGATCGAGTTCCAGCTGTACGGGGCGATCGCCGCCACCAAGGCGGTGCTGCCCGCGATGCGCGAGGCCGGCGCGGGCAGCCTGCTCTACACGACCGGCGCCGGCTCCATCGACCCCGTGCCGCAGGTCGGCAACGTCAACGCCGCCGCCGCCGCGCTGCGCAACTGGGTGATCAACCTCCACAAGGAGCTGGACGGCACCGGAGTCCAGGCCGCCCACGTCGGCATCGACGTGTCGATCGGCACGCCGGCCGTCCCCGGTTTCCCGACGGCCCAGCCCGAGGAGATCTCCCCCGTCTACTGGGACCTGCACACCACCAAGCGCGACCAGGCCGAGCTCGTCTTCAGCCTCTGA
- a CDS encoding dioxygenase family protein: protein MTTTTDPSYVDPTLINPRAVRLVKAFKDALARMRDEEGLTFDDLNAVTDLLQKAQAATGAPLALVAMPLFSEVFQGGRDGYTPSEEVNSPTYIAGSPRIDNPGILPMRPDEPGTPLVVSGRVLDGNRRPIEGAKVDIYHAANNGDYSALYDDGVPTYNLRGHLFTDADGRYTFTTVTPVAYADSHIRKVDGVVQAVAALGRSLYRPAHIHYEVHHPDLITPWRGEVYFKGDPVIPVDFVGGTLAPPALQADTVLHEDPKDTAAAGFQGPYRSMEFDFVLKTRTSPDSITPNGTTA from the coding sequence ATGACCACGACCACCGATCCGTCCTACGTCGACCCGACACTGATCAACCCCCGCGCAGTCCGTCTCGTCAAGGCGTTCAAGGACGCTCTGGCCCGCATGCGGGACGAGGAGGGACTGACCTTCGACGACCTCAATGCGGTCACCGACCTGCTGCAGAAGGCCCAGGCAGCCACGGGCGCCCCGCTGGCACTGGTCGCCATGCCGCTGTTCAGCGAAGTCTTCCAGGGCGGCCGGGACGGATACACCCCCTCCGAAGAGGTCAACAGCCCCACGTACATCGCAGGCTCCCCGCGCATCGACAACCCCGGCATCCTGCCGATGCGACCGGACGAACCCGGCACTCCGCTGGTCGTGTCCGGCCGCGTTCTGGACGGCAACCGTCGGCCGATCGAGGGCGCCAAAGTGGACATCTACCACGCGGCCAACAACGGCGACTACTCCGCGCTGTACGACGACGGAGTGCCCACGTACAACCTGCGCGGCCACCTGTTCACGGACGCCGACGGCCGCTACACCTTCACCACCGTCACCCCGGTCGCCTACGCCGACTCCCACATCAGGAAGGTCGACGGGGTCGTCCAAGCCGTCGCAGCCCTCGGGCGCAGCCTCTACCGTCCGGCCCACATCCACTACGAGGTCCACCACCCCGACCTGATCACTCCCTGGCGGGGTGAGGTCTATTTCAAGGGAGACCCGGTCATCCCCGTCGACTTCGTCGGCGGAACCCTGGCCCCTCCCGCACTGCAGGCCGACACCGTCCTGCACGAGGACCCCAAGGACACAGCAGCCGCAGGCTTCCAGGGCCCCTACCGTTCGATGGAGTTCGACTTCGTCCTCAAGACCCGCACCAGCCCGGACAGCATCACCCCGAACGGAACGACGGCATGA
- a CDS encoding nuclear transport factor 2 family protein, which translates to MTDEDATAWALARLNTAFYHHYDRREYDAVLEFFAPDALYERLGQKIRGHGEILDLLNARPGPEELTARHIMGATHFHTIGDTTAQGTVTLLGYGGRPPTESGPAPYTVATGGHIFEQADHYRLDDGRWKITHRTLHQILTPISD; encoded by the coding sequence ATGACCGACGAGGACGCGACCGCCTGGGCGCTGGCCCGGCTCAACACTGCTTTTTACCACCACTACGACCGCCGCGAGTACGACGCGGTGCTTGAATTCTTCGCCCCCGACGCCCTCTACGAGCGGCTCGGACAGAAGATACGTGGCCATGGCGAGATCCTGGACCTGCTCAACGCCCGTCCAGGGCCCGAGGAGCTGACCGCCCGCCACATAATGGGGGCCACGCACTTCCACACCATCGGCGACACCACCGCTCAGGGAACCGTCACCCTGCTCGGGTACGGCGGCCGCCCACCCACCGAATCCGGACCCGCCCCCTACACTGTGGCAACCGGCGGACACATCTTCGAACAGGCCGACCACTACCGCCTCGACGACGGGCGCTGGAAGATCACCCACCGCACACTCCACCAGATCCTCACCCCGATCTCCGACTGA
- a CDS encoding TetR/AcrR family transcriptional regulator: MTPGAQHPDGPAVQPLRSDAERNRERIIAAARTVFARDGLSASMASVAREAGVGIATMFRRFPTKEELVDAVFSDRMGAYADVVTGALEDPDPWNGFVGYIESACAMQAADNGFADVLTMTFPTAKVLEQRRNEAYEAMLRLIDRAKATGRLREDFDPSDLVLIHMANAGVVNATGDAAPDAWRRVVALFIQSLEAPARGPLPGSPGHDALYRAMLRVGQGTTRPVPGKGG, encoded by the coding sequence ATGACCCCTGGCGCTCAGCACCCCGACGGTCCCGCCGTTCAGCCTCTGCGCAGTGACGCCGAGCGAAACCGGGAGCGGATCATCGCCGCCGCGCGCACGGTGTTCGCGCGGGACGGCCTGAGTGCCTCCATGGCTTCCGTGGCCCGCGAGGCGGGCGTGGGGATCGCCACCATGTTCCGCCGCTTCCCCACGAAGGAGGAACTGGTCGACGCCGTCTTCTCCGACCGCATGGGCGCCTACGCCGACGTGGTCACCGGTGCCCTGGAGGACCCCGACCCGTGGAACGGTTTCGTCGGCTACATCGAATCCGCCTGCGCGATGCAGGCCGCCGACAACGGCTTCGCCGATGTCCTGACCATGACCTTCCCTACCGCCAAGGTGTTGGAGCAACGCCGTAACGAGGCGTACGAAGCCATGCTGCGCCTCATCGACCGCGCCAAGGCCACCGGCCGCCTGCGCGAGGACTTCGACCCCTCGGACCTGGTACTGATCCACATGGCCAACGCCGGCGTCGTCAACGCCACCGGCGACGCCGCCCCGGACGCCTGGCGGCGCGTCGTCGCCCTGTTCATCCAGTCTCTTGAGGCCCCGGCCCGCGGCCCGCTGCCCGGCTCGCCCGGGCACGACGCGCTCTACAGGGCCATGCTCCGCGTCGGCCAGGGCACCACCAGACCGGTGCCGGGCAAGGGCGGCTGA
- a CDS encoding zinc-dependent alcohol dehydrogenase family protein gives MRGVVMHTAGDVRVEEREDPKIIEPTDAIVKLTATCICGSDLWPYRGIEPADHTLMGHEYVGVVEEVGSDVTTVHPGDFVVGSFVISDNTCEICRAGFQSKCVHAEFVHGGIGTQAEKARIPHADGTLIATPGQPDPELIPALLAASDVLGTGWYAAVAAEAGPGKTVAVVGDGAVGLMAVLAAEQLGAERIIAMSRHPERQKLARYYGATDIVEERGEEGIARIKELTGGLGAHSVVEAVGTQESFMQAVGATRGGGHLGYVGVNYDVSIPGIELFFAGIHTLGGPAPVRRFLPDLIQLIWDRKIDPGKVFDLTLPLDQAPEGYKAMDERRATKVLLTL, from the coding sequence ATGCGTGGAGTAGTCATGCACACAGCCGGTGACGTCCGGGTCGAGGAGCGTGAGGATCCGAAGATCATCGAACCCACTGACGCGATAGTGAAGCTGACCGCGACCTGTATCTGCGGCTCCGACCTGTGGCCGTATCGCGGCATCGAGCCCGCCGACCACACGCTCATGGGCCATGAGTACGTGGGCGTGGTGGAGGAAGTCGGCTCGGATGTGACGACCGTCCACCCCGGGGACTTCGTGGTCGGATCGTTCGTCATCTCGGACAACACCTGCGAGATCTGCCGGGCCGGGTTCCAGTCCAAGTGCGTGCACGCCGAGTTCGTCCACGGGGGGATCGGCACCCAGGCCGAGAAGGCCCGCATCCCGCACGCCGACGGCACGCTGATCGCCACCCCGGGACAGCCCGATCCCGAGCTGATCCCCGCGCTGTTGGCCGCCTCCGACGTGCTCGGCACCGGCTGGTACGCCGCCGTCGCCGCCGAGGCCGGACCAGGCAAGACCGTCGCGGTCGTCGGCGACGGCGCGGTCGGCCTCATGGCTGTCCTCGCCGCTGAACAACTGGGCGCGGAACGCATCATCGCCATGTCCCGGCACCCCGAGCGGCAGAAGCTGGCCCGCTACTACGGGGCCACCGACATCGTCGAAGAACGCGGCGAGGAGGGCATCGCGAGGATCAAGGAGCTCACAGGCGGGCTCGGCGCGCACTCGGTCGTCGAGGCGGTCGGTACCCAGGAGTCGTTCATGCAGGCCGTCGGTGCCACCCGCGGCGGCGGGCACCTGGGGTATGTGGGTGTGAACTACGACGTGTCCATCCCCGGGATCGAGCTGTTCTTTGCCGGGATCCACACCCTCGGTGGCCCGGCCCCGGTGCGCCGGTTCCTGCCCGACCTGATCCAGCTCATCTGGGACCGCAAGATCGACCCCGGCAAGGTCTTCGACCTCACCCTGCCCCTCGACCAGGCCCCGGAGGGCTACAAGGCCATGGACGAGCGGCGCGCCACCAAGGTCCTGCTCACCCTCTGA
- a CDS encoding helix-turn-helix domain-containing protein has protein sequence MERRLDNRADIRDFLARRRAQLTPEQVGLPTSGRRRVPGLRREEVAVLAGVSTEWYTRLEKGHISGVSDDVLEAVARTLQLDEDERTYLFDLAKAAQPSPATRRRRKPVDVPPRVQWLLDSMTLSAAFVTNGRLDIVATNALARALFAPMFDSSTTDERSRPNFARYYFLDDASHDFVHDWDGAADITVALLRAEAGRYPGDKSLRALVGELSTVSTEFRAQWAAHNVRIHHGGVKRFHHPGAGLLELTYQPLDLPVSAREAHSLTIYTAEPGTPHEDRLKLLASWAATPALHQGAPATHAGRQEKGADTHGRAD, from the coding sequence ATGGAACGCCGCCTGGACAACCGCGCCGACATCCGTGACTTTCTCGCCCGCCGCCGCGCCCAGCTCACCCCCGAGCAGGTCGGCCTGCCCACCAGCGGCCGGCGCCGGGTACCCGGGCTGCGCCGCGAGGAGGTCGCCGTCCTCGCCGGGGTGAGCACCGAGTGGTACACGCGGCTGGAGAAAGGCCACATCAGCGGCGTGTCCGACGATGTCCTCGAAGCGGTGGCCCGCACCCTGCAACTCGACGAGGACGAACGCACCTACCTCTTCGACCTGGCCAAAGCCGCCCAGCCCAGCCCCGCCACCCGGCGCCGCCGCAAGCCCGTCGACGTCCCGCCCCGCGTCCAGTGGCTTCTGGACTCGATGACCCTGTCCGCGGCGTTCGTCACCAACGGCCGCCTGGACATCGTGGCCACCAACGCACTCGCCCGCGCCCTGTTCGCGCCGATGTTCGACAGCAGTACCACCGACGAACGCAGTCGCCCCAACTTCGCCCGGTACTACTTCCTCGACGACGCCTCCCACGACTTCGTCCACGACTGGGACGGCGCCGCCGACATCACCGTCGCGCTGCTGCGCGCGGAAGCCGGCCGCTACCCAGGCGACAAGTCCCTGCGCGCGCTCGTCGGTGAACTGTCCACGGTCAGCACCGAATTCCGCGCCCAATGGGCCGCTCACAACGTGCGCATCCACCACGGCGGCGTCAAACGCTTCCACCACCCCGGCGCCGGCCTCCTCGAACTCACCTACCAGCCGCTGGACCTGCCCGTGTCCGCCCGCGAAGCGCACTCCCTGACCATCTACACCGCCGAGCCGGGCACCCCCCACGAAGACCGGCTCAAGCTCCTCGCCAGCTGGGCGGCCACCCCTGCTCTGCACCAGGGTGCACCCGCCACCCACGCCGGCCGCCAGGAGAAGGGCGCCGACACCCACGGCCGAGCTGACTGA
- a CDS encoding SRPBCC domain-containing protein yields the protein MQDSPVITAVTDIASPPAEVWKVLTDFAGYAKWHPALRFIDAPTEILPGTQLRAQVTLGTESDEEYRFTVAHYEAPRRLVWEGGIPDVLMGRHSFVLKPRDGGTRFTESEEFTGTAAVETVEPARSQMEESYARYGRALKERLLSGH from the coding sequence ATGCAGGACAGTCCCGTCATCACCGCGGTCACCGACATCGCCTCACCCCCGGCGGAGGTGTGGAAGGTGCTGACCGACTTCGCCGGATACGCCAAGTGGCACCCCGCGCTGCGTTTCATCGATGCTCCCACCGAAATACTCCCCGGAACCCAGCTACGGGCCCAGGTGACGCTGGGGACCGAGAGCGACGAGGAGTACAGATTCACGGTCGCCCACTACGAGGCACCTCGGCGGCTCGTCTGGGAGGGCGGCATTCCCGACGTCCTCATGGGGCGGCACTCCTTCGTCCTCAAGCCCCGTGACGGCGGAACACGCTTCACGGAATCCGAGGAGTTCACCGGCACGGCCGCCGTGGAAACCGTGGAGCCCGCCCGGTCCCAGATGGAAGAGAGCTACGCGAGGTACGGCAGGGCCCTGAAAGAACGACTCCTTTCCGGGCACTGA
- a CDS encoding NADP-dependent oxidoreductase produces MKAVQYQSFGGPEVLEVVDVPDPKMFADLVLVRIEAAALNPADLAFQAGYADPLVDSLFPVTPGWDLAGVIEQAGPATTGFRPGDEVIGFVRDKAMHYGTYAEKISAEPRQLVRKPRNLSWAQAAGLPVAGLTAYQAIVHSLEVTAGDTVLVHGAAGGVGHLAVQIAVARGARVIGTGSEASQAFIESLGATPVRYGDELVEQVRKIAPDGVDAVLDTAGRGSLTTTHAIAALGARVASITRSTTEYAGTIDVYLHLDGDDLTRLVELAEEGKLTVHVERAFPLGEAAQAQQLLAGGHVRGKIVLENRREA; encoded by the coding sequence GTGAAAGCCGTTCAGTACCAGAGTTTCGGCGGTCCCGAGGTCCTTGAAGTCGTCGACGTTCCGGATCCGAAGATGTTCGCCGATCTCGTGCTGGTGAGAATCGAGGCAGCCGCGCTCAACCCGGCGGACCTGGCCTTCCAGGCCGGATACGCGGATCCTCTCGTGGACTCCCTCTTCCCGGTGACACCCGGATGGGACCTGGCCGGGGTCATCGAGCAGGCCGGACCCGCGACGACGGGATTCAGGCCGGGCGACGAGGTGATCGGCTTCGTCCGGGACAAGGCCATGCACTACGGCACCTACGCGGAGAAGATCTCGGCCGAACCGCGCCAACTGGTGCGCAAGCCGAGGAACCTGAGCTGGGCCCAGGCCGCCGGACTGCCGGTCGCCGGGCTGACCGCCTACCAGGCGATCGTGCACAGCCTTGAGGTGACCGCGGGCGACACCGTGCTGGTGCACGGGGCGGCGGGCGGTGTCGGACACCTCGCCGTCCAGATCGCCGTCGCGCGGGGCGCACGGGTGATCGGGACAGGCTCCGAGGCCAGCCAGGCGTTCATCGAGTCCCTGGGAGCGACGCCCGTGCGCTACGGCGACGAACTCGTCGAGCAGGTACGGAAGATCGCCCCGGACGGGGTCGACGCGGTGCTCGACACCGCGGGGCGAGGCTCCCTGACCACGACGCACGCGATCGCCGCACTCGGTGCGCGGGTCGCCTCCATCACGCGGTCCACCACCGAGTACGCGGGGACCATCGACGTCTACCTCCACCTCGACGGCGACGACCTGACCCGGCTGGTGGAGCTCGCCGAGGAGGGCAAGCTCACGGTGCACGTCGAGCGGGCATTCCCGCTCGGAGAAGCGGCGCAGGCCCAGCAGTTGCTGGCCGGCGGCCACGTCCGAGGCAAGATCGTCCTGGAAAACCGCAGGGAGGCATGA